Within the Metasolibacillus fluoroglycofenilyticus genome, the region GAAAACTTTGAAATAAAAAAAGAATGGCTGGAGGAACTATCCCGCTGTGCCAATCGTGCAGCTGCTTCTTCATTCTTTGAAGGGGAGCCTAGCTATAAGCAGCAAATGTTTGGTTTCCATGCAGGCAAAGTGAAATGGGATTTTGCAGGGCTTGTGCTTGATTATGATAAAGAGACAGAAATGGTGACGATGGAGCAACGCAATTATTTCAAGCCAGGAGATACGGTTGAATTTTTTGGTCCAGATATTGAGACATTCCAAATGACAGTTGGACAAATTTGGGATGAGGATGGCAATGAATTAGATGTTGCACGTCATCCACTACAAATTTTAAAATTCAAAGTGGATCGTCCATTAACAAAACTAAATATGATGCGCAAGGAGAATGACTAGATGGCAAAGCGACCTGTAGTTATTGGTATTGCTGGTGGCTCTTGTTCAGGGAAAACAAGTGTTACACGTGCCATTTACGAAGTTTTTAAAGACCATTCTGTTGTAGTAATAGAGCAGGATTATTATTATAAAGATCAAAGTCATATGACGTTTGAGGAGCGTTTGCAAACGAATTATGACCATCCTTTAGCGTTTGACACAGAGCTTTTAATTGAACACACGAATATGCTTCTAGAGCGTCAGCCAATTAATAAACCAGTTTATGATTATGTTGAGCATACACGTGCGAGCGAAGTGATTTGTGTCGAGCCAAAGGATGTTATTATTGTTGAAGGTATTTTAGTGCTTGAGGATGAGCGTTTACGTGACTTAATGGACATTAAATTATTTGTTGATACGGATGCTGATTTACGCATTATTCGTCGAATGCAGCGCGATATTAAGGAGCGTGGTCGTACAGCTGATTCCGTTATCGAACAATATTTAACAGCAGTGCGCCCAATGCACAATATGTTTATCGAACCGACGAAGCGCTATGCAGATGTCATTATTCCAGAAGGTGGGGATAATGGGGTTGCAATTGATTTAATGGTAACAAAAATCAAAACAATTCTTGAAACTGAATCAAATGTATAATATGATAGGGAAGTATTTACATTTAAAGATGCAGTTTCACTGTATTGCAATAGAGAAAAAACAGTTTAAACCGTAAATTTCAGATTAATTACGCCGAGGCTAACTTTTGTTCAAACTTTCTACTTAAAGTAAGTGAGGGAAGTCATTTTAAAATCTGTGACATCCGCCAAGTCGAGATAACTAACTGAAAATATGGTAGATACAAATAGAATGGGCGGGCAGCTTCTAATGGAGCCCGCTCATTCATACATTTACTAGCAACATACTTTATCTAAAATACAACAGGTGGCGTAAAGCCCGTTAAAATAAGAGGAACACCATCTAAAAGAGCGAAAATGATGAAGAAACTCTAATAGATGTGGCTTTAGGTTAACTTTCCCCATTAAGCTTGAGAAAATGTGGACGACATGTAATTGATTAAAGTATGATTTCTAAAAAGTAAACGATTGCATAAAATATGAAAAAAACAAATGTACAGTTTTAGAACAATGGAGGAATGAGTATTATGTCAAATGAAAAACAATACCCAATGACTTTAGCGGGGAAAGCTAAATTAGAGGAAGAATTAGAGCACTTAAAAACAGTAAAGCGTAAAGAGGTAGTAGAGCGCATTAAAATTGCTCGTAGCTTCGGTGATTTATCTGAAAACTCAGAGTATGATTCAGCAAAAGAAGAGCAGGGCTTTGTTGAAGGCCGTATCTCAACAATTGAATCAATGTTACGCAATGCTTTAATTATTACAGAGGACGAGTCAGCAGCAAGCGACACAGTCACTTTAGGAAAAACAGTGACGTTCGACGAATTAATCGACGGGAAGCGTGCTGATTTTGAAGAATCATATACAATTGTAGGTTCAGCTGAGGCAGACCCGTTAGAGGGGCTTATTTCAAACGATTCACCAATTGCCAAAGCATTAATGGGGCACCGAGTGGGCGACAAAGTAAAATTAACAACTCCAGGTGGAGATATGGAAGTAGAAATTTTAAAAATTGGCTAATTGATTGAGCAAGATTTTCATAGCTATTTGAAGGCAGTTCAGCAGCTTGTTTTAAAATAAATACGGAATAGAAAGTCCGAAAAGTAATGACTACTTTTTGGGCTTTTTCATACATATTCGTGCAACATTCTGGTGGATTGTTTATTAGCATCGGAACTTTGTTTACAAGTAGCGCGTCATGCTATCATAAGTAAAGAGGCGAAAATGACAGCTAAACATAAAGGAGCGAAATGTATGGCAGATTATGAACAAAATAACTATTCCCGTTCACAACGTCGTCAACAAAAGAATAATAGTATGAATCGTTTACTAAACTATTTAATTGCGCTCGTTATCGTATTAATAGGTATCGCGAGCTATATTATTTTTTTCACAGGCGACGATCAAGCGGCTGAGCAAGAGCCAAATGAACAGCAAACAGATGAACATGCAAATGATGTAAATACAAATGATAGAAATGAGCAAGATACGGATGCGAATGACGTTTCTCAAAATCAATCAGATGATTTTAATGAGAGTAGTGCATCACATGAAACGGATGAATCGAATTTATCAAACGATTCGCAGCAAACAGGGCATTCTTCAGAAGATTCTACACAAGAAAATATAGCAATGCCATCTACGGACCCACTTGTAGATGAAGTGATAGTTAATCCTAATTGGCAGCCAACAAAAACGGCGCAAACAGAGCCGCATACGTCTGTTTTTAAAGAGGGGCATATCGATTATGAGGAAAAGTTAGCGACTGTTTTTGCAGCTACATCGCTATCAGCGGATGATAGTATTGTTTGGAATTTTAAAAATAATGGAAGTGCAAATACAGCAATCGCAGTTGTTTCTTCAGCCGACAAAACAGAGAAATACCGTGTAAGTATTGAATGGGTTGCAAATGAGGGCTGGAAGCCTGTAAAATTAGAAAAGCTTAACACAATTGAAGGGTCATGGTAAAAGGTGACTTATTGTAGGAGGAAACATAAATGAAAATTGCAGTTATTGGTGCAATGGAGCAGGAAGTAGAACTACTGCGCGCGGCACTAACGAATACTACTGTGACAACAATCGCAGGTTGTGAGTATACGGCAGGTACATATGAAGGAAAAGAAGTTGTACTATTAAAAAGTGGTATCGGAAAAGTGAATGCTGCAATGTCGACTACATTATTGCTACAGCAATTTAAACCGGATGTTGTTATTAATACAGGCTCCGCTGGTGGTTTTGATGCCATACTTGAAGTGGGGGCGGTTGTTATTTCGGATGAAGTGCGCCATCATGATGTCGATGTCACAGCTTTCGGCTATGAAATAGGGCAAATGGCAGGAATGCCCGCTGCCTTTCAGGCGGATGAACGTTTAGTAAATATTGCCAAGGAAGCAGTTGCTGAAGTGGGTGAGCATGCATCGGCAGTAGGGTTAATTTGCTCAGGAGATGTATTTATGCATAATCCGGCTCGCGTCGAACAAGTGCGTCAGCATTTCCCTCAAATGAAGGCGGTGGAAATGGAGGCAGCGGCTGTTGCACAAGTTTGTTATCAATTTGCAACTCCATTCGTTGTTATTCGAGCATTATCTGATATTGCTGGAAAAGAATCGAATATTACCTTTGATGAATTTTTACCAACTGCTGCTAAGCATTCGACAGAGGTCGTACTAAAGGCAATTACAAAGCTTTAGCTTTTTTTACATGGGAAGTGTTAAAAAAGTCACAGTCAGACTATTGTTAAAAATGATACGATAAAGCTATAATAAATGACTAGTCGTGAGGAGAAGATATTTATGGTATTTATTGCGACAGCAGCAATTATGGCGACAGTAGTATTAATGCTTATTATTTCAGCAGATATACATGATAATGCTGCATAAAGAGAGCGTCCAAAAAGCCGTGCGGTTGTCGGCGTTTTGGGCGCTTTTGCTAATGTTTGTTTATGAAAATAAAGAAGGTCGACTTTGAAAACGAGAAAAACAACAGCTTTTGCGGTATTTGCCATAAAGAAAAGAAAGCCTTTCTTTCAATGCGTTGCCAAAACAAACTTGCCGTATCAAACAGCCCATTCATTTAAAAACACGATGAGCGCTCAATAAACT harbors:
- the udk gene encoding uridine kinase, with protein sequence MAKRPVVIGIAGGSCSGKTSVTRAIYEVFKDHSVVVIEQDYYYKDQSHMTFEERLQTNYDHPLAFDTELLIEHTNMLLERQPINKPVYDYVEHTRASEVICVEPKDVIIVEGILVLEDERLRDLMDIKLFVDTDADLRIIRRMQRDIKERGRTADSVIEQYLTAVRPMHNMFIEPTKRYADVIIPEGGDNGVAIDLMVTKIKTILETESNV
- the greA gene encoding transcription elongation factor GreA; the protein is MSNEKQYPMTLAGKAKLEEELEHLKTVKRKEVVERIKIARSFGDLSENSEYDSAKEEQGFVEGRISTIESMLRNALIITEDESAASDTVTLGKTVTFDELIDGKRADFEESYTIVGSAEADPLEGLISNDSPIAKALMGHRVGDKVKLTTPGGDMEVEILKIG
- a CDS encoding YrrS family protein, with protein sequence MADYEQNNYSRSQRRQQKNNSMNRLLNYLIALVIVLIGIASYIIFFTGDDQAAEQEPNEQQTDEHANDVNTNDRNEQDTDANDVSQNQSDDFNESSASHETDESNLSNDSQQTGHSSEDSTQENIAMPSTDPLVDEVIVNPNWQPTKTAQTEPHTSVFKEGHIDYEEKLATVFAATSLSADDSIVWNFKNNGSANTAIAVVSSADKTEKYRVSIEWVANEGWKPVKLEKLNTIEGSW
- the mtnN gene encoding 5'-methylthioadenosine/S-adenosylhomocysteine nucleosidase; protein product: MKIAVIGAMEQEVELLRAALTNTTVTTIAGCEYTAGTYEGKEVVLLKSGIGKVNAAMSTTLLLQQFKPDVVINTGSAGGFDAILEVGAVVISDEVRHHDVDVTAFGYEIGQMAGMPAAFQADERLVNIAKEAVAEVGEHASAVGLICSGDVFMHNPARVEQVRQHFPQMKAVEMEAAAVAQVCYQFATPFVVIRALSDIAGKESNITFDEFLPTAAKHSTEVVLKAITKL